Proteins encoded within one genomic window of Bradyrhizobium sp. AZCC 1719:
- a CDS encoding nuclear transport factor 2 family protein, with translation MDKNAIEKVVTQYMAAWNEPDDTARGALLEQCWNDRGVYVDPNVSLAGHDALATRIGEALASRPGARLEFMSGIDIHHNMVRFLWRLVRADGTCGDISIDFGEIGPDGRLVKIVGFFGPPPPLP, from the coding sequence ATGGACAAGAACGCAATCGAGAAAGTGGTGACGCAGTATATGGCGGCGTGGAACGAGCCGGACGATACGGCGAGAGGCGCCTTGCTCGAGCAATGCTGGAACGACCGTGGCGTCTATGTCGATCCGAACGTCTCCCTGGCCGGACATGACGCGCTGGCGACGAGGATCGGTGAGGCGCTGGCGAGCCGGCCCGGCGCGCGGCTGGAGTTCATGAGCGGCATCGATATCCATCACAACATGGTTCGCTTCCTTTGGCGACTGGTGCGCGCGGACGGAACCTGCGGCGATATTTCAATCGACTTCGGCGAAATTGGCCCCGATGGCCGGCTGGTCAAGATCGTCGGGTTCTTCGGGCCGCCCCCTCCTCTGCCGTAG
- a CDS encoding PaaI family thioesterase encodes MIATALDNLNPPPSSRLLGWHLLDARPRDGWIRIGFDGKPDFCNPAGFVQGGILSAMLDDTMGPAVFAMTEGRLYTATITMTVNFLSPARPGPIIGEANVTQLGKTVAFVEGRLTAEDGTVLATASTSARLVETAKAIASARSQPAALPA; translated from the coding sequence ATGATCGCGACTGCCCTCGACAACCTCAACCCGCCGCCATCTTCCAGACTGCTCGGATGGCATCTGCTCGACGCGCGGCCGAGGGATGGCTGGATCCGGATCGGCTTCGACGGCAAGCCGGATTTCTGCAATCCGGCCGGCTTCGTGCAAGGCGGCATCCTCTCAGCGATGCTTGACGACACGATGGGACCGGCCGTCTTCGCCATGACCGAGGGAAGACTCTACACGGCGACCATCACCATGACGGTGAATTTTCTCAGCCCCGCCAGGCCGGGGCCGATCATAGGCGAGGCCAATGTCACCCAACTCGGCAAGACCGTCGCCTTTGTCGAGGGACGGCTGACGGCCGAGGACGGCACCGTGCTGGCGACGGCCTCGACCAGCGCACGGCTGGTCGAGACAGCGAAGGCGATTGCCTCGGCTAGATCGCAGCCCGCGGCGCTTCCCGCATAA
- a CDS encoding LysR family transcriptional regulator, with amino-acid sequence MNLNSLDLNLLVALDALLRETSVSRAAMRIGLSQPAASHALQRLRDLIGDPLLVRTGARMELTPRAQALRAPLAQALDQVRSLFIADEFDAARSERQFRLMMPDLAVELLMPPLMEKITKAAPNVRIDVVPWRGPAIFTAEFARTIDLVISIGNAFTGFHRQRLYTDSDALAVRRGHPAGARLKRIESFLDARHVAVVIRGQSEDLIDMWLRPKGIERRIALVVPGYLEALHVAARTDLVAFVPRRLIGALSKQLSLSTVAPPLDPGIDEQFMFYPTRAQMDPGSIWLRNIMLGIGREMERAKKAA; translated from the coding sequence ATGAATTTGAATTCGCTTGACCTCAATCTGCTGGTGGCGCTTGACGCACTCTTGAGGGAAACCAGCGTCAGCCGCGCCGCGATGCGGATCGGGCTGTCGCAGCCGGCGGCGAGCCACGCGCTGCAGCGGCTGCGCGACCTGATCGGCGATCCACTGCTGGTTCGAACCGGCGCGCGCATGGAATTGACGCCACGGGCGCAAGCCCTGCGCGCGCCGCTGGCACAGGCGCTCGACCAGGTGCGCTCGCTGTTCATCGCCGACGAGTTCGACGCTGCGCGGAGCGAGCGCCAGTTTCGCCTGATGATGCCGGATCTGGCGGTCGAGCTTCTGATGCCGCCGCTGATGGAGAAGATCACCAAGGCTGCGCCGAACGTCCGGATCGACGTGGTGCCATGGCGCGGGCCGGCGATCTTCACCGCGGAGTTCGCCCGCACCATCGATCTCGTGATCTCGATCGGTAACGCCTTCACCGGATTTCATCGGCAACGGCTCTACACCGACAGCGACGCGCTTGCCGTCCGGCGCGGTCATCCCGCCGGCGCGCGGCTGAAGCGGATCGAAAGCTTTCTCGACGCGCGCCATGTCGCGGTCGTGATCCGCGGCCAGAGCGAGGACCTGATCGACATGTGGTTGCGCCCCAAGGGCATCGAGCGGCGGATCGCGCTGGTCGTGCCCGGCTATCTCGAGGCACTGCACGTCGCCGCGCGCACCGATCTCGTCGCCTTCGTGCCGCGCCGGCTGATCGGTGCGCTGTCGAAGCAATTGTCGCTTTCGACCGTCGCGCCGCCGCTCGATCCCGGGATCGACGAGCAGTTCATGTTCTATCCAACCCGCGCCCAGATGGACCCCGGCTCGATCTGGCTGCGCAACATCATGCTCGGCATCGGCCGTGAGATGGAGCGCGCGAAAAAGGCGGCGTAG
- the mutY gene encoding A/G-specific adenine glycosylase produces MSPVVAKIKRQEKPVVAESRPALLLDWYDRHRRRLPWRAAAGERADPYRVWLSEIMLQQTGVKTVGPYFEKFLARWPDIAALGRASLDDVLRMWAGLGYYSRARNLHACAVAVVRDHGGIFPDTEEGLRQLPGIGPYTAKAVAAIAFDIRTMPVDGNIERVVSRLYAVEEPLPQAKPRVQELASTLLGESRAGDSAQALMDLGSSICTPKKPACALCPLNDDCAARLRGDQETFPRKAPKKAGDLRRGAAFIVTRGDEILVRTRAEKGLLGGMTEVPGSEWLAGQDDKAALKQAPELNGVTRWHRKTGVVTHVFTHFPLELVIYTAMVPPHTRAPEGMRWVPVATLADEAFPNVMRKAIAHGLG; encoded by the coding sequence ATGAGTCCGGTGGTCGCCAAAATCAAACGACAAGAAAAGCCTGTTGTGGCGGAGTCCCGCCCCGCGCTGCTGCTCGACTGGTACGACCGTCATCGCCGTCGCTTGCCGTGGCGGGCGGCAGCGGGCGAGCGGGCCGATCCGTATCGGGTCTGGCTGTCGGAAATCATGCTGCAGCAGACTGGCGTCAAAACGGTCGGGCCGTATTTCGAGAAATTTCTGGCGCGCTGGCCCGATATCGCTGCGCTCGGCCGCGCCTCGCTGGATGACGTGCTGCGGATGTGGGCCGGGCTCGGCTATTATTCGCGCGCACGCAATCTGCATGCCTGCGCGGTCGCCGTGGTGCGCGACCATGGCGGGATATTTCCCGATACCGAGGAAGGCCTGCGCCAATTGCCCGGGATCGGGCCTTACACGGCAAAGGCGGTCGCAGCGATCGCGTTCGATATCCGAACCATGCCGGTCGACGGCAATATCGAGCGCGTGGTGTCGCGGCTTTACGCTGTCGAGGAGCCATTGCCGCAGGCGAAGCCACGCGTCCAGGAATTGGCATCGACACTATTGGGGGAATCCCGTGCGGGCGACAGCGCGCAGGCGCTGATGGATCTGGGCTCCTCGATCTGCACGCCAAAGAAGCCCGCTTGTGCGCTGTGCCCGCTGAATGATGATTGCGCCGCCCGCCTGCGCGGCGATCAGGAGACGTTTCCGCGCAAGGCGCCGAAGAAAGCGGGAGATCTGCGCCGTGGCGCCGCCTTCATCGTGACGCGCGGCGATGAGATCCTCGTTCGCACGCGAGCGGAAAAAGGCCTGCTCGGCGGCATGACCGAAGTACCGGGCTCGGAGTGGCTGGCCGGGCAGGACGACAAGGCGGCGCTGAAGCAGGCGCCTGAGCTCAACGGCGTGACGCGCTGGCACCGCAAGACGGGCGTGGTCACCCACGTGTTCACGCATTTTCCGCTCGAACTCGTGATCTACACGGCCATGGTGCCGCCGCACACGCGCGCGCCGGAAGGCATGCGCTGGGTGCCGGTTGCGACCCTTGCCGACGAGGCGTTTCCCAACGTGATGCGTAAGGCCATCGCGCACGGTTTGGGCTGA
- a CDS encoding flavin-dependent oxidoreductase: protein MTVLIAGGGIGGLTLALSLHQIGVSAKIFESVPELRPLGVGINVLPHAVRELIELGLHDALDAAAVRTKELAYFSKHGKPIWSEPRGIEAGYKWPQFSIHRGTLQQILLDAAIERLGRENILTSHHLSGWSETENGVRAEFIDKATGKSKGAHDGALLVAADGIHSAVREKLYPNEGPPIWNGRILWRGITDSDAFLSGRTMIMAGHEILKFVCYPISKQADSAGKFRINWVAERHMPPTYQWRREDYNRTAKLEEFLPWFKDWKFDWLDVPGLIENCPHAYEYPLVDRDPIPQWTFGPVTLMGDAAHPMYPIGSNGASQAILDARVIAREILAKGATNAALSAYEAERRPATTDLVMLNRRNGPEQVMQMVEERAPNGYNVVTDVLSLQELEDIAANYKRVAGFQVEGLNAKPPIVQIMREAPRAAI from the coding sequence ATGACTGTTCTCATCGCGGGCGGCGGCATCGGCGGGCTGACGCTGGCGCTCAGCCTGCATCAGATCGGCGTATCAGCCAAAATTTTCGAAAGCGTGCCCGAACTGCGACCGCTCGGCGTCGGCATCAACGTGCTGCCGCATGCGGTGCGCGAGCTGATCGAGCTCGGCCTGCATGATGCGCTTGATGCGGCCGCGGTCCGCACCAAGGAACTTGCGTATTTCTCCAAGCACGGCAAGCCGATCTGGAGCGAGCCGCGCGGCATCGAGGCCGGTTACAAATGGCCGCAATTTTCGATCCATCGCGGCACGCTGCAGCAGATTTTACTCGATGCAGCGATTGAACGGCTGGGAAGAGAGAACATCCTGACCAGCCATCACCTCTCCGGCTGGTCTGAGACGGAGAATGGCGTCCGCGCCGAATTCATCGACAAGGCGACCGGCAAATCGAAGGGCGCTCACGATGGCGCGCTGTTGGTCGCGGCCGACGGCATCCATTCGGCGGTCCGGGAAAAGCTCTATCCCAACGAAGGCCCGCCGATCTGGAATGGACGCATCCTGTGGCGCGGCATCACCGACAGCGACGCCTTCCTGTCCGGCCGCACCATGATCATGGCCGGCCACGAGATCCTGAAGTTCGTCTGCTATCCGATTTCGAAGCAGGCCGACAGCGCCGGCAAGTTCCGGATCAACTGGGTGGCCGAGCGGCACATGCCGCCGACCTATCAGTGGCGGCGCGAGGACTACAACCGCACCGCAAAACTCGAAGAGTTTCTGCCCTGGTTCAAGGACTGGAAGTTCGATTGGCTCGACGTGCCGGGCCTGATCGAGAACTGCCCGCACGCCTACGAATATCCGCTGGTCGATCGCGATCCGATCCCGCAATGGACATTCGGCCCGGTCACACTGATGGGCGATGCCGCGCACCCGATGTACCCGATCGGCTCCAACGGTGCGTCGCAGGCAATTCTGGACGCCCGCGTCATCGCCCGCGAGATCCTCGCAAAGGGCGCGACCAATGCCGCGTTGTCAGCGTATGAAGCCGAGCGCCGGCCCGCCACGACCGACCTCGTGATGCTCAACCGCCGTAACGGCCCCGAGCAGGTGATGCAGATGGTCGAGGAACGCGCGCCCAACGGCTACAACGTCGTGACCGACGTGCTCTCGCTGCAAGAGCTGGAAGACATCGCCGCCAACTATAAACGCGTCGCCGGCTTCCAGGTCGAAGGCCTCAACGCCAAGCCGCCGATTGTTCAGATTATGCGGGAAGCGCCGCGGGCTGCGATCTAG
- a CDS encoding nuclear transport factor 2 family protein: MQHALRDHQSAAVMDELRALNARFIHNFVTCDVPSHDAILHPCFINIWPTGQRWDRATYLKYWATAFDPKVIVYWDVRDELITVVGDVALVRSTNKHTRRRDGSEVTGMTTYTDTYLFENGAWKCIQAQLTAVAPEHYPADDTIVTVYIEGTLQPRPS, encoded by the coding sequence ATGCAACATGCCCTGCGTGATCATCAATCGGCTGCTGTGATGGACGAACTGCGTGCGTTGAACGCCCGCTTCATCCACAACTTCGTTACCTGCGACGTGCCTTCGCACGACGCCATTCTGCATCCCTGCTTCATCAATATCTGGCCGACAGGCCAGCGATGGGATCGTGCGACCTATCTCAAATATTGGGCGACGGCCTTTGACCCCAAGGTCATCGTCTATTGGGACGTCCGCGATGAGCTCATCACGGTGGTTGGCGATGTTGCGCTTGTGCGTTCCACCAACAAGCACACCCGCCGCCGCGATGGCAGTGAAGTGACCGGCATGACCACGTACACCGACACATATCTGTTCGAGAATGGCGCGTGGAAATGCATTCAGGCCCAGCTCACGGCGGTGGCGCCCGAGCATTATCCGGCTGACGATACGATCGTCACCGTTTATATCGAGGGAACGCTTCAGCCGCGACCGAGTTGA
- a CDS encoding glutathione S-transferase family protein, with product MFKLYYAPGTCALASHITLEEVGAPYSAERLNFKENQQNSPDYLKINPKGRVPTLVTDNGVLTETPAILAFIAHSFPDAKLVPQDPFAFAQVQSISSYLCSTVHVAHAHKMRGARWATEETSFADMKRKVPETMTTCFTLIERDMLRGPWVMGEQYTICDPYLYTIAGWLEGDGVDLATLPKVAAHRKRMEERPAVQKVLAEEKA from the coding sequence ATGTTCAAGCTCTACTACGCCCCTGGCACCTGCGCGCTCGCTTCGCATATCACGCTGGAAGAGGTTGGCGCGCCCTACAGCGCCGAACGGCTGAACTTCAAAGAGAACCAGCAGAACAGTCCGGACTATCTCAAGATCAACCCCAAGGGCCGGGTGCCCACGCTGGTGACGGACAATGGGGTGCTGACCGAGACGCCGGCGATCCTTGCGTTCATTGCGCACAGCTTTCCAGACGCGAAGCTCGTGCCGCAGGACCCCTTTGCATTCGCGCAAGTGCAGTCGATCAGCAGCTATCTCTGTTCCACGGTGCATGTCGCGCACGCCCACAAGATGCGCGGCGCCCGCTGGGCGACCGAGGAGACTTCGTTCGCCGACATGAAGCGCAAAGTACCGGAGACGATGACAACGTGCTTTACGCTGATCGAGCGTGACATGCTAAGGGGGCCGTGGGTGATGGGCGAGCAGTACACGATCTGCGACCCCTATCTGTATACCATCGCGGGCTGGCTGGAAGGCGATGGCGTCGATCTCGCGACGCTGCCGAAGGTGGCCGCTCACCGCAAGCGGATGGAAGAGCGGCCAGCGGTGCAGAAGGTGCTGGCGGAGGAGAAGGCATGA
- a CDS encoding sulfite exporter TauE/SafE family protein translates to MWDDVLLYVIIGFVAQMIDGAIGMAYGVTATSVLLSLGVPPATASACVHAAETFTTGASGLAHWRFGNVDRKLLLRIAIPGMIGGAIGAYALSELPGEALKPFISAYLLLLGAFIVWKALAARPIEAPRPRAVGPLGLFGGILDAIGGGGWGPIVTSTLLGQGATPRYAIGSVNLAEFFVTLTISTTFFLTVGLSLWPIIAGLIIGGVIAAPFAALATKHIPDKVLMLLVGSVVVLLSLRTILMAIASGP, encoded by the coding sequence ATGTGGGACGACGTACTTCTTTACGTCATCATTGGCTTCGTCGCGCAAATGATCGACGGTGCGATCGGCATGGCCTACGGCGTAACGGCTACCTCTGTGCTCCTCAGCCTGGGCGTGCCTCCCGCCACCGCAAGCGCGTGCGTGCATGCGGCGGAGACATTCACCACCGGCGCCTCGGGTCTCGCCCATTGGCGCTTTGGCAATGTTGACCGCAAACTGCTCCTGCGTATTGCCATTCCGGGAATGATTGGTGGGGCAATCGGCGCCTATGCACTCTCCGAACTCCCCGGCGAAGCCTTGAAGCCTTTCATCAGCGCTTACCTCCTTCTGCTTGGCGCTTTTATCGTCTGGAAGGCGCTAGCGGCTCGCCCCATTGAGGCACCTAGGCCGCGCGCAGTCGGCCCTCTGGGTTTGTTCGGTGGCATCCTCGACGCCATTGGCGGAGGAGGATGGGGCCCGATCGTGACCTCTACACTCCTTGGCCAAGGCGCGACGCCGCGCTACGCCATCGGCTCAGTCAACTTGGCCGAGTTTTTCGTCACTTTGACCATATCAACGACTTTCTTTCTCACCGTTGGCCTGAGCCTGTGGCCTATCATCGCCGGTCTCATCATCGGGGGAGTCATCGCGGCGCCGTTCGCAGCGCTTGCGACCAAACACATCCCGGATAAAGTCCTGATGCTTCTGGTCGGCTCCGTTGTAGTGCTCTTAAGCCTGCGCACAATCCTCATGGCAATCGCATCCGGTCCATAG
- a CDS encoding nuclear transport factor 2 family protein, whose amino-acid sequence MSAAANKKLVQQVYTDSANRSGTTFLDNLAEDVTWIVTGQYSWSHAFKGRDAINNGLMGHLRSRLAAARPRTVAFNFIAEGDYVVVEARGDNVTKDGVRYDNQYCMVWRIEDGKIKEIKEYCDSALVERVLGPFPAERKLAAA is encoded by the coding sequence ATGAGCGCAGCAGCGAACAAGAAACTGGTGCAGCAGGTCTACACGGATTCCGCCAACCGGAGCGGGACGACATTTCTCGATAACCTTGCCGAAGACGTAACCTGGATCGTTACAGGTCAGTATTCGTGGTCGCACGCGTTCAAGGGGCGCGATGCGATCAATAACGGCCTGATGGGCCATTTGCGCTCACGCCTCGCCGCCGCACGCCCGCGCACGGTGGCCTTCAACTTCATCGCGGAAGGCGATTACGTTGTCGTCGAAGCGCGGGGCGACAACGTCACCAAGGACGGCGTCCGCTACGACAATCAATATTGCATGGTCTGGCGCATCGAGGACGGCAAGATCAAGGAGATCAAGGAATACTGCGACTCCGCGCTGGTCGAGCGTGTGCTCGGGCCGTTCCCGGCAGAGCGGAAGTTGGCGGCCGCGTAG
- a CDS encoding glutathione S-transferase family protein translates to MLKYYFNGSPNPTKVALFLEEAGIAFEPVAVDTRKGDQFKPEYLAINPNAKVPAIDDDGVTVFDSNAILLYLAEKTGKFLPANTPQNRAQTLSWLMFVATGLGPYSGQAVHFKHFAPKDQNHDYAHNRYQFEAQRHYAVLNDHLAGRKYMVGDSYTIVDMALWGWARMAAFVMGEEAAAKYPNVKRLVDEISARPAAAKAIALKDNFKFKTEMDDEARSNMFKHMSVKAA, encoded by the coding sequence ATGCTCAAATACTATTTCAACGGATCGCCCAATCCGACCAAGGTCGCTCTCTTCCTGGAGGAAGCCGGCATCGCCTTTGAGCCGGTCGCCGTCGACACCCGCAAGGGCGACCAGTTCAAGCCGGAATATCTCGCCATCAATCCGAACGCCAAGGTACCCGCCATCGACGACGACGGCGTCACAGTGTTCGACAGCAACGCCATCCTGCTTTATCTGGCGGAAAAGACCGGCAAGTTTCTGCCCGCGAACACGCCGCAAAATCGCGCGCAGACGCTGTCCTGGCTGATGTTCGTTGCGACCGGCCTGGGGCCCTATTCCGGTCAGGCGGTACACTTCAAGCATTTCGCGCCGAAGGACCAGAACCACGACTATGCCCACAACCGCTATCAGTTCGAGGCGCAGCGCCACTACGCCGTCCTCAATGATCACCTCGCCGGCCGCAAATATATGGTGGGCGACAGCTACACCATCGTCGACATGGCACTGTGGGGTTGGGCGCGGATGGCCGCGTTCGTGATGGGCGAAGAAGCGGCCGCAAAATATCCCAACGTCAAGCGGCTCGTCGATGAGATCTCGGCCCGTCCGGCAGCCGCCAAGGCGATCGCGCTGAAGGATAATTTCAAGTTCAAGACCGAGATGGACGACGAAGCCCGCAGCAACATGTTCAAGCACATGTCGGTGAAGGCCGCTTGA
- a CDS encoding site-specific DNA-methyltransferase — protein sequence MVVSRRGASARAPRTKFEFDSSVRIVVGDCVAEMSKLPAGSVDLVFADPPYNLQLKGDLKRPDESHVDAVNDDWDKFSSFAAYDDFTRAWLLACRRVMKPSATLWVIGSYHNIFRVGAIMQDLGFWVLNDIVWRKTNPMPNFRGRRFTNAHETMIWAARDEKAKGYTFNYEALKAANEDVQARSDWLIPLCTGEERLKGADGKKVHPTQKPEGLLARVLLSSSKPGDLVIDPFNGTGTTGAVAKRLGRRYIGFERDKTYAAAAEERIAAIEPLPEATLAPFMTARDAPRVAFSELIERGMIPPGTKLVDSKKRHGALVRADGAIMLGDKVGSIHRIGAVAQGSGACNGWTFWHVETKNGLRLIDELRAEIRSEMAAG from the coding sequence ATGGTTGTGTCGCGTCGCGGGGCGTCTGCAAGGGCGCCCCGCACTAAATTTGAGTTTGATTCAAGCGTGCGTATCGTCGTCGGCGATTGCGTCGCCGAGATGTCGAAGCTTCCGGCCGGTTCGGTCGATCTGGTGTTCGCAGATCCCCCGTACAACCTGCAGCTCAAGGGCGATCTGAAACGCCCCGATGAATCCCATGTCGATGCCGTCAACGACGACTGGGACAAGTTTTCATCCTTCGCCGCTTACGATGATTTCACCCGCGCCTGGCTGCTCGCTTGCCGCCGCGTCATGAAACCGTCGGCGACGCTGTGGGTGATCGGCTCCTATCACAACATTTTCCGCGTCGGTGCGATCATGCAGGACCTCGGCTTCTGGGTTCTCAACGACATCGTCTGGCGCAAGACCAACCCGATGCCGAATTTCCGCGGCCGCCGCTTTACCAATGCCCATGAGACCATGATCTGGGCCGCGCGTGATGAGAAGGCCAAGGGCTATACGTTCAACTATGAGGCACTGAAGGCCGCCAACGAGGACGTGCAGGCGCGTTCCGACTGGCTGATCCCGCTTTGCACCGGCGAGGAGCGCCTCAAGGGCGCCGACGGCAAGAAGGTGCACCCGACCCAGAAGCCCGAGGGCCTGCTGGCGCGCGTGCTGCTGTCGTCGTCAAAGCCCGGCGATCTCGTGATCGACCCTTTCAACGGCACCGGCACGACAGGCGCCGTGGCAAAACGTCTCGGCCGCCGTTACATCGGCTTCGAGCGCGACAAGACCTATGCGGCTGCAGCCGAAGAACGCATCGCAGCGATCGAACCGCTGCCTGAGGCGACGCTGGCGCCGTTCATGACGGCGCGCGACGCCCCGCGCGTAGCATTCTCCGAACTGATCGAGCGCGGCATGATTCCGCCCGGCACCAAACTGGTCGATTCCAAAAAGCGTCACGGCGCGCTGGTCCGCGCCGACGGCGCCATCATGCTCGGCGACAAGGTCGGCTCCATTCACCGCATCGGCGCGGTCGCGCAGGGCTCCGGCGCCTGCAACGGCTGGACCTTCTGGCATGTCGAGACCAAGAACGGCCTCAGGCTGATCGACGAGCTGCGCGCCGAAATCCGCTCGGAAATGGCGGCGGGTTAA
- a CDS encoding caspase family protein: protein MLRALLFCFAILFIADPAAANDANRAIAGFTEAIRRDPKHAHAYYNRGNAYSEKGDMDRAIADYTAAIRLDPKYANAYYNRGNAYSNKGDMDRAIADYTEVIRLDPKYANAHYNRGNAYSNKGDTDRAIADYTEVIRLDPAYANAYLNRGLAYEKLADFAKARSDFNTTLGLGQKASRWAQDRARGRLAALPSAQPATALPEKTNVATAIVTSTAPVSNNDRRIALVIGNSAYENVAALPNPVRDADLVADVLKRTGFETVTSLTDLRKDALVSALRDFAARAETADWAVVYYAGHGMEVGGINYLIPTDARIAADRDIGFEAVPLEQVLNAAERARKLRLVILDACRDNPFANQMKRTLTVASRSVSRGLAAVEPEAGTLVVYAAKDGETALDGDGTNSPFASAFVKNLPTPGLEVRRLFDFVRDDVMEATGRKQKPFSYGSISGRQDFYFVAGK from the coding sequence ATGCTTCGCGCATTATTGTTTTGTTTCGCAATCCTTTTCATCGCTGACCCAGCAGCCGCAAACGACGCGAACCGTGCCATTGCCGGCTTCACCGAAGCGATACGGCGAGATCCCAAGCATGCGCATGCGTATTATAACCGGGGCAACGCCTATAGCGAGAAGGGCGACATGGACCGTGCCATTGCCGACTACACCGCGGCGATACGGCTGGATCCCAAATATGCGAACGCGTACTACAACCGGGGGAACGCCTACAGTAACAAAGGCGACATGGACCGTGCCATTGCCGACTACACCGAGGTGATACGGCTGGATCCCAAATATGCGAACGCGCACTACAACCGGGGGAACGCCTACAGTAACAAAGGTGACACGGATCGTGCCATTGCCGACTACACCGAGGTGATACGACTGGACCCCGCGTATGCGAATGCGTACCTCAATCGTGGGCTGGCCTATGAGAAGCTCGCAGATTTCGCCAAAGCGCGGTCTGACTTCAATACGACGCTCGGATTGGGACAAAAGGCCTCAAGATGGGCGCAGGACAGGGCGCGAGGGCGGCTTGCTGCGTTGCCTTCAGCGCAACCTGCAACGGCGTTGCCCGAGAAAACCAACGTCGCTACAGCAATTGTTACGTCCACTGCACCGGTGTCGAACAACGATCGTCGCATCGCCCTTGTCATTGGCAACTCCGCCTATGAAAACGTCGCCGCATTACCGAACCCTGTGCGCGACGCAGACCTTGTCGCCGACGTCTTGAAACGCACCGGGTTTGAAACAGTTACTTCGCTAACCGATCTCCGAAAAGATGCCTTGGTCAGCGCCCTGCGCGATTTCGCAGCCCGTGCAGAAACGGCGGACTGGGCAGTCGTGTATTACGCCGGGCATGGCATGGAGGTCGGCGGAATCAACTATCTCATTCCGACCGACGCCAGGATTGCTGCGGATCGCGATATTGGATTTGAAGCCGTACCGCTTGAACAGGTTCTGAATGCAGCGGAGCGCGCCAGGAAACTACGCCTCGTCATTCTCGATGCCTGCCGCGACAATCCATTCGCCAATCAAATGAAGCGTACGCTAACGGTTGCGTCCCGCTCGGTATCGCGAGGTCTGGCCGCTGTGGAGCCGGAGGCGGGAACGTTGGTGGTTTATGCCGCCAAGGATGGCGAGACCGCGCTCGACGGTGACGGGACCAACAGTCCGTTCGCGTCCGCCTTCGTCAAAAATCTTCCAACACCCGGCCTCGAAGTCCGCAGGCTCTTCGATTTCGTTCGCGACGACGTCATGGAAGCGACCGGTCGCAAGCAAAAGCCTTTCAGCTACGGCTCGATTTCCGGAAGGCAGGACTTTTACTTCGTGGCCGGCAAATAA
- a CDS encoding helix-turn-helix domain-containing protein, with product MSAPETNAHEIPAGHFSSLLKHWRSVRRLTQIELAADANVSARHLCFLETGRSQPSREMVQLLGSALDLPLEERNALHVAAGFVPPFGDKGLAAENLRPVRQALDFILRQQEPYPGIVIDGHWDVRIRNQASARLLRPFRDSFEMENSLADNAMHVVFHPKGLRQFMVNWDEFARQLIQILHRDVAQGSRAAAQLLDEIMAYPGLSAAEWRLPRHPQAASPVMTMQLAKGEYRLAFFSTFTTLAMPTDAALQQIKIECFFPADNATAEKARQMALQTPGDRDATCPA from the coding sequence ATGAGTGCTCCAGAGACTAACGCGCACGAAATCCCGGCTGGGCATTTCAGCAGCCTGTTGAAGCATTGGCGAAGCGTTCGCCGGCTGACCCAGATCGAACTGGCGGCCGATGCAAACGTGTCCGCCCGGCATCTGTGCTTTCTGGAGACCGGCCGCTCGCAGCCGAGCCGCGAGATGGTGCAGTTGCTCGGCAGCGCGCTCGACCTGCCGCTCGAGGAGCGCAATGCGCTGCACGTCGCCGCGGGTTTCGTGCCGCCTTTCGGCGACAAAGGGCTGGCGGCCGAAAATCTGCGGCCGGTGCGGCAGGCGCTGGATTTCATTCTCCGGCAGCAGGAGCCGTATCCGGGAATCGTGATCGACGGGCACTGGGACGTTCGCATCCGCAATCAGGCCTCAGCGCGCCTGCTCAGGCCGTTTCGCGATTCATTCGAGATGGAAAACTCCCTTGCGGACAATGCCATGCACGTCGTTTTTCATCCGAAGGGCCTGCGGCAGTTCATGGTGAACTGGGACGAGTTCGCGCGGCAGTTGATCCAGATCCTGCATCGTGACGTCGCGCAAGGCAGCCGGGCCGCGGCGCAACTGCTTGATGAAATCATGGCCTATCCCGGCCTGTCGGCGGCCGAATGGCGGCTGCCGCGTCATCCGCAGGCGGCATCACCGGTCATGACGATGCAGCTCGCCAAGGGCGAATATCGCCTGGCCTTCTTTTCCACCTTCACGACGCTGGCAATGCCGACGGACGCGGCGCTGCAACAGATCAAGATCGAATGCTTCTTCCCGGCTGATAATGCCACCGCCGAGAAGGCGCGCCAGATGGCCCTTCAAACTCCGGGAGATCGAGATGCAACATGCCCTGCGTGA